One Halovivax ruber XH-70 genomic region harbors:
- a CDS encoding succinate dehydrogenase/fumarate reductase iron-sulfur subunit: MSTQQEQPTDADDAGTGQADDAADAGPSPQDRRMDKKADRRIERERAADATDADAETVHLKVFRYDPEVEGKQEPRFDDFHVPFEKGMTVLDALIYARDEFDPSLTFRHSCRQAVCGSDAFFVNGRQRLGCQTQISDLDGPVRVEPLPHQDVVKDLVVDMEHFYEQMHAVEPYFQEEDLPDGDLEEQYQTRENREKVKMSTRCIWCGACMSSCNIAAGDNEYLGPAAINKAYRFAMDDREGEELKEHRLRILEQEHGVWRCQTQFSCTEVCPKDIPLTEHIQELKREAVKKNLKFW; encoded by the coding sequence ATGAGCACCCAACAGGAACAACCGACCGACGCCGACGACGCTGGAACAGGGCAGGCAGACGACGCGGCGGACGCCGGTCCCTCCCCACAGGATCGCCGAATGGACAAGAAGGCTGACCGACGGATAGAACGCGAACGAGCGGCGGACGCGACCGACGCCGACGCGGAGACGGTTCACCTGAAGGTGTTCCGGTACGATCCGGAAGTCGAGGGGAAGCAGGAACCACGGTTCGACGACTTTCACGTCCCCTTCGAGAAGGGGATGACCGTCCTCGACGCGCTGATCTACGCGCGTGACGAGTTCGATCCCTCGCTCACCTTCCGACACTCCTGCCGACAGGCGGTCTGTGGCTCTGACGCGTTCTTCGTCAACGGCCGCCAACGCCTGGGCTGTCAGACACAGATTTCGGACCTCGACGGACCGGTGCGCGTCGAACCGCTCCCCCACCAGGACGTGGTCAAGGACCTCGTCGTGGACATGGAGCACTTCTACGAGCAGATGCACGCCGTCGAACCGTACTTCCAGGAGGAGGACCTCCCAGACGGCGACCTAGAAGAGCAGTACCAGACCCGGGAGAACCGCGAGAAGGTCAAGATGTCCACGCGCTGTATCTGGTGTGGCGCGTGTATGTCCTCGTGCAACATCGCGGCGGGCGACAACGAGTACCTCGGCCCGGCGGCGATCAACAAAGCCTACCGCTTCGCCATGGACGACCGCGAGGGCGAGGAACTCAAAGAGCATCGACTGCGCATCCTGGAGCAAGAACACGGCGTCTGGCGCTGTCAGACGCAGTTTTCCTGCACCGAGGTGTGTCCGAAAGACATCCCCCTCACCGAGCACATTCAGGAGCTCAAGCGTGAGGCGGTCAAGAAGAACCTGAAATTCTGGTAA
- a CDS encoding succinate dehydrogenase hydrophobic membrane anchor subunit, with amino-acid sequence MAERYSSFTPGGTGWLLQRVTAAFLVVTLAFHFFLLHFVNHAYEITFAGTQMRMENIGYLITMVLFLWAAAFHGVNGVYNALVNQGLSGTPKRIVLAILSLAGLALVAQGTYVALVMNGMI; translated from the coding sequence ATGGCCGAACGCTACTCCAGTTTCACCCCCGGCGGCACCGGCTGGCTGCTCCAGCGCGTGACCGCTGCGTTCCTCGTGGTGACACTCGCGTTTCACTTCTTCCTGCTTCACTTCGTCAACCACGCCTACGAGATCACGTTCGCTGGCACGCAGATGCGCATGGAGAACATAGGGTACCTGATCACGATGGTTCTCTTCCTCTGGGCAGCCGCGTTCCACGGGGTCAACGGCGTCTACAATGCGCTCGTCAACCAGGGACTCTCCGGGACGCCAAAGCGAATCGTACTGGCGATACTGAGTCTCGCCGGCTTGGCGCTGGTCGCACAGGGAACCTACGTGGCACTCGTCATGAACGGAATGATATAA
- the sdhC gene encoding succinate dehydrogenase, cytochrome b556 subunit has product MSESYNRGLIEDFGRWREFAPGMWAWILHKFTGWILIGYLFTHIAVLSNALGAAGNEAKIAAGEDIYTTTLQGLEGLFLIRVLEVGLLAVAVFHILNGVRLLMIDLGIGLEAQDKSFYISLIVTAAITVASVPTFMTGVGA; this is encoded by the coding sequence ATGAGCGAGTCTTACAACCGTGGCCTGATCGAAGACTTCGGTCGGTGGCGGGAGTTCGCGCCCGGGATGTGGGCGTGGATCCTCCACAAGTTCACCGGCTGGATTCTCATCGGCTACCTGTTTACCCACATCGCAGTGCTGAGCAACGCGCTCGGCGCCGCCGGTAACGAGGCGAAGATCGCTGCCGGGGAGGACATTTACACGACGACGCTGCAGGGACTCGAAGGGCTGTTCCTCATTCGCGTCCTCGAAGTTGGCCTGCTCGCGGTCGCCGTCTTCCACATCTTGAACGGCGTCCGCCTTCTGATGATCGACCTCGGCATCGGACTGGAAGCTCAGGACAAGAGCTTCTACATCTCGCTGATCGTCACCGCGGCGATCACGGTCGCGAGCGTGCCGACCTTCATGACGGGGGTGGGCGCCTGA
- a CDS encoding succinylglutamate desuccinylase/aspartoacylase family protein yields MTDGTSDGDQPEPFTYDGTQVDPGEAVNDRYRISETYLGDPIRVPVTIINGTHAGPTVFLSAAAHGDELNGIEVVREVAHDWDHADLHGTLVCLPVLNVPGFLAQERYLPIYDRDLNRSFPGHESSTSAKRMAHRLFTSFVEPCDFGLDFHTSTRGRTNMLHVRADTDDPAVKRLSHAFSSNVVIDGSGPSGSLRREATEAGVPTITIEMGKAHRFQRSLIDRALTGVASVLAEVGCHPDSAVHWPGWRTVISDSDEKTWLRADAGGIVDMKRGRGELVHEGDVICTITNPFKEKDDIVPVTAPFTGLIVGVLENPVVYPGNPVCHLVALDDTTLRALEHEIESSLSIFAGGRGRGEE; encoded by the coding sequence ATGACCGACGGAACGTCGGACGGGGACCAGCCGGAACCGTTCACGTACGACGGCACGCAGGTCGACCCTGGCGAAGCTGTGAACGATCGGTACCGGATCAGCGAGACGTATCTCGGCGATCCGATCCGCGTCCCGGTCACGATCATCAACGGTACGCACGCCGGCCCCACAGTGTTTCTCTCCGCGGCTGCCCACGGGGACGAACTGAACGGCATCGAAGTCGTCCGTGAAGTGGCCCACGACTGGGATCACGCGGATCTTCACGGGACGCTCGTCTGTCTGCCAGTATTGAACGTCCCCGGCTTCCTCGCACAGGAACGGTATCTGCCGATCTACGATCGGGACCTCAACCGGTCGTTTCCCGGCCACGAATCCTCCACGAGTGCGAAACGGATGGCACATCGACTCTTCACCTCGTTCGTCGAACCCTGCGATTTCGGCCTCGACTTCCACACGTCGACGCGCGGGCGGACGAACATGCTTCACGTTCGGGCAGACACCGACGATCCCGCCGTAAAACGCCTCTCACACGCGTTCAGTTCGAACGTAGTCATCGACGGATCCGGTCCCAGCGGATCGTTGCGCAGGGAGGCGACCGAAGCCGGCGTGCCAACGATCACGATCGAGATGGGCAAAGCCCATCGCTTCCAGCGATCGTTGATCGATCGGGCACTGACCGGTGTCGCGAGCGTCCTCGCTGAAGTGGGCTGTCACCCTGATTCTGCCGTTCACTGGCCCGGGTGGCGAACGGTCATCAGCGACTCGGACGAGAAAACTTGGCTCCGGGCCGACGCCGGCGGCATCGTCGACATGAAGCGCGGCCGTGGCGAGCTCGTCCACGAGGGCGACGTGATCTGTACCATCACGAACCCGTTCAAAGAGAAAGACGACATCGTCCCCGTCACGGCACCCTTCACCGGCTTGATCGTCGGCGTCCTGGAGAACCCGGTCGTCTACCCCGGCAATCCCGTCTGCCACCTCGTCGCGCTCGACGACACCACCTTGCGGGCGCTCGAACACGAAATCGAATCCTCGCTCTCGATCTTTGCCGGCGGACGCGGTCGAGGCGAGGAGTGA
- a CDS encoding GNAT family N-acetyltransferase codes for MEFREATAADTEAIRSMAEESVTASYTSFLSEETIEDALAQWYSDEATTDLVESDDTIVLIAENDQPAGFSQSEVVGDGETIGHLHWLHVRPDERGAGLGSRLLTRTREALLDAGAERIRGFVLEGNDDGTRFYEEHGFERAGTRSIQIGADTYTENVYMESDDADAEWRAIEERQLEDGTTVFVSYGEADRGSEAPFYSAYESRDETDRFGWFCGNCETLDNAMDAMGRIECNVCGNKRKATRWDASYL; via the coding sequence ATGGAGTTTCGCGAGGCAACCGCGGCAGATACGGAGGCGATTCGGTCGATGGCCGAAGAGTCGGTAACCGCGTCGTACACGTCCTTTCTCTCGGAGGAGACGATCGAGGACGCCCTGGCACAGTGGTACAGCGACGAGGCCACGACCGATCTCGTCGAGAGCGACGATACGATCGTCCTGATCGCCGAGAACGACCAACCGGCTGGATTCAGTCAGTCCGAGGTAGTCGGTGACGGGGAGACGATCGGCCACCTCCACTGGTTGCACGTCCGCCCGGACGAGCGAGGTGCCGGGCTCGGTTCTCGACTGTTGACCCGCACGCGGGAAGCGTTGCTCGATGCCGGCGCCGAGCGGATTCGTGGGTTCGTCCTGGAGGGCAACGACGACGGGACCCGATTCTACGAGGAACACGGCTTCGAACGCGCGGGTACGCGCAGCATTCAGATCGGTGCGGATACGTACACCGAGAACGTCTACATGGAGAGCGACGACGCGGACGCCGAGTGGCGCGCGATCGAAGAACGGCAACTCGAAGACGGCACCACGGTGTTCGTCAGCTACGGCGAAGCCGACCGAGGCTCGGAGGCGCCGTTTTACAGCGCCTACGAGTCCCGCGACGAAACCGACCGCTTCGGCTGGTTCTGTGGAAACTGCGAGACGCTCGACAACGCGATGGACGCCATGGGTCGCATCGAGTGTAACGTCTGTGGCAACAAACGGAAAGCGACCCGCTGGGACGCCTCCTACCTCTGA
- a CDS encoding flippase, whose product MRSLDHIVRGFAATLVARAAYMLSSALLMVLLARVFLDPGAYGLLFWSIGVLAVVQLAADLGLGKSAARYIAEYGETDPGQIPHLLRHVLGYKLAVVSLVGGVLFVGAGPLASVLGKPAAEPFFAVGALLVVAKSFAVFPEIVFQGSNRLGYSATVRALGGVGRLVFAVAFVLAGFGALGAFVGYVVGYGIAAGFGLVAMYVLVYEAHEPSAEMEPGLARRLVGYAVPLTATRGANVLDKQIDIVLVGVFLNSTAVAFYTLAKQLTDFVLAPAESLGFVISPNFGEGKAGGDVDRVRALYETALGNALALYVPAAVGLALVAEPLVTLVFGASYAGAAPVLVLLSGFVVLQTITNLTSDSLDYLGRARERAIAKGVTSVGNFALNVALIPAIGVVGAALATVVTHAIYVSVTLYVVHDELSLHLRQLAIDAARVVAVSGVMAGTIVVVAPPITSLPLLGVAIGIGVVSWTALAFASGVIERRSIRAVLG is encoded by the coding sequence ATGCGCTCACTCGATCACATCGTCCGCGGATTCGCCGCGACGCTCGTCGCCAGAGCGGCGTACATGCTCTCGAGCGCGCTGTTGATGGTGTTGCTCGCCCGGGTCTTCCTCGATCCCGGCGCGTACGGCCTGCTCTTCTGGTCGATCGGAGTGCTGGCGGTCGTCCAGCTGGCCGCGGATCTCGGACTCGGGAAGTCCGCCGCGCGCTACATCGCCGAGTACGGCGAGACGGACCCCGGCCAGATCCCACACCTCCTGCGGCACGTACTCGGCTACAAACTGGCCGTCGTCTCCCTCGTGGGAGGGGTCCTGTTCGTCGGCGCTGGACCGCTCGCCTCGGTGCTCGGGAAACCCGCTGCGGAACCGTTTTTCGCCGTTGGTGCGTTGCTCGTCGTCGCCAAGTCGTTCGCGGTCTTTCCGGAGATCGTCTTTCAGGGATCGAACCGACTCGGATACAGCGCGACCGTCAGGGCGCTCGGCGGCGTCGGTCGACTCGTGTTCGCCGTCGCGTTCGTCCTGGCCGGGTTCGGTGCGCTGGGTGCGTTCGTCGGCTACGTCGTCGGGTACGGGATTGCCGCCGGCTTCGGCCTCGTGGCCATGTACGTGCTCGTCTACGAGGCACACGAACCGTCCGCGGAGATGGAACCGGGCCTCGCTCGTCGGCTCGTCGGCTACGCCGTCCCGCTTACCGCGACGCGTGGGGCGAACGTCCTCGACAAACAGATCGACATCGTCCTCGTGGGGGTGTTCCTGAACTCGACTGCCGTCGCGTTCTACACACTCGCAAAACAGCTCACCGACTTCGTCCTCGCGCCAGCGGAGTCGCTCGGGTTCGTCATCTCGCCGAACTTCGGGGAAGGGAAGGCGGGTGGTGACGTCGATCGTGTCAGAGCGCTCTACGAGACGGCGTTGGGGAACGCGCTGGCGCTGTACGTCCCGGCCGCCGTCGGTCTGGCCCTCGTCGCCGAGCCACTCGTCACGCTCGTCTTCGGTGCGTCGTACGCCGGCGCCGCCCCCGTACTGGTCCTTCTCAGCGGATTCGTGGTGTTGCAGACGATCACGAATCTGACGAGTGACAGTCTCGATTATCTCGGTCGTGCGCGCGAGCGAGCGATCGCGAAGGGGGTGACCTCGGTCGGTAACTTCGCGCTCAACGTGGCGCTGATTCCTGCAATTGGTGTCGTCGGGGCGGCACTCGCCACGGTCGTGACACACGCGATCTACGTCTCGGTCACCCTCTACGTCGTCCACGACGAGTTATCGTTGCACCTGCGCCAGTTAGCGATCGACGCCGCCCGGGTCGTCGCCGTCTCGGGCGTGATGGCCGGGACGATCGTCGTCGTCGCGCCGCCGATCACGTCACTTCCACTACTCGGGGTTGCGATCGGCATCGGCGTGGTTTCCTGGACCGCACTCGCATTCGCCAGCGGGGTGATCGAACGTCGATCGATTCGGGCAGTACTCGGGTAG
- a CDS encoding RimK family alpha-L-glutamate ligase: MTSSEPVTVGVLSLHTSKETKAICNAIEELGHRPQWLRADNTTIGVEDGRVSLEPSVDVIANRLLLSNTEQPCEALGIVNTLSRLVPTLNPPTASMTALHKLSTAVTLAAHELPVPDVLLSLSSDRLNEARADFGEEAVYKTAIGTHGGGTWKVGPGERVNPKVGNRYAFLQELIERDASQHRDIRIYVVGDEIVGAMYRYAPENDWRTNVALGGSVEDATDDLPDRVREIALQSTEAIGLDYAGVDIVEGDDGWFVLEVNPTAGFKGLFEATGVSPAPSIAKLAIERVGGEVDDEDVDRLARTLDDSRPSFLPPEPVADEQEPSNIGYTEEVILTGTRGSESIVAKSDTGASRTSIDTSLAADIGAGPIKSITKVRTGSSKGSRSRPVVDVVVGVGGNQHTVTASIEDRSHMEYPVILGRDILSHYRVDVARRIDGDDRDFAEE; this comes from the coding sequence ATGACTTCTTCCGAACCGGTCACAGTCGGGGTGTTGAGCCTCCACACGAGCAAAGAGACGAAGGCGATCTGTAACGCGATCGAGGAACTGGGCCATCGCCCGCAGTGGCTTCGAGCGGACAATACGACTATCGGTGTGGAAGATGGACGCGTCAGCCTGGAGCCCTCCGTCGACGTAATCGCGAACCGATTGTTGCTCTCGAACACGGAACAGCCCTGCGAGGCCCTCGGCATCGTCAACACGCTCTCTCGGCTGGTGCCGACACTCAATCCGCCGACCGCGTCGATGACGGCGCTCCACAAACTCTCGACGGCCGTCACCCTCGCCGCCCACGAACTTCCGGTTCCCGACGTCCTCCTCTCGCTCAGCAGCGATCGCCTCAACGAGGCCCGTGCGGACTTCGGCGAGGAGGCGGTCTACAAGACCGCCATCGGCACCCACGGTGGCGGCACGTGGAAGGTCGGCCCGGGCGAGCGCGTCAACCCGAAGGTCGGCAACCGGTACGCGTTCCTTCAAGAGCTCATCGAACGCGACGCGAGCCAGCACCGGGACATCAGGATCTACGTCGTGGGCGACGAGATCGTCGGCGCGATGTACCGGTACGCCCCGGAGAACGACTGGCGGACGAACGTCGCCCTCGGCGGTTCCGTCGAGGATGCCACGGACGACCTCCCCGACCGCGTCCGAGAGATCGCGCTGCAATCGACTGAGGCGATCGGTCTCGACTACGCAGGGGTCGACATCGTCGAAGGCGACGACGGCTGGTTCGTCCTGGAGGTGAACCCCACGGCCGGATTCAAGGGGCTGTTCGAGGCAACGGGTGTGAGTCCCGCGCCATCCATCGCAAAACTCGCCATCGAGCGCGTCGGCGGCGAAGTGGACGACGAGGACGTCGATCGACTCGCACGAACGCTGGACGACTCGCGGCCGTCCTTCCTGCCGCCGGAGCCGGTCGCCGACGAGCAGGAGCCGAGCAACATCGGCTACACCGAGGAGGTTATCCTCACGGGGACCCGTGGCTCCGAATCGATCGTCGCCAAGTCCGACACTGGCGCCAGTCGGACGAGCATCGACACTAGCCTCGCCGCCGACATCGGCGCCGGGCCGATCAAGTCCATCACGAAGGTCAGGACGGGCAGTTCGAAGGGGAGCCGGAGTCGCCCCGTCGTCGACGTCGTGGTCGGCGTCGGCGGCAATCAGCACACGGTGACCGCGAGCATCGAGGACCGCAGTCACATGGAGTATCCCGTGATCCTCGGCCGCGATATCCTTTCGCACTATCGCGTCGACGTCGCGCGGCGGATCGACGGGGACGATCGGGACTTTGCCGAAGAGTGA
- a CDS encoding VIT1/CCC1 transporter family protein produces MERIRDLLGTGDVASISRRYFISNGFDGTLTSIGIVVGAYLSGVTDGFTVVQIGLGAAVGLGTSGVWSVWEIERAEKQAEIMTIERAMLTELTDTRVQRDQIAARKINAVASGIGPIIGICCPLVPFLFHGTLVTLLEATVLAVGIGVGLLFIFGAYLGSISKQNWIVAGLRMGLAGVVVAILNLFLPG; encoded by the coding sequence ATCGAACGAATTCGTGATTTGCTGGGCACGGGCGACGTGGCGTCGATCTCCCGACGGTACTTCATCTCGAACGGCTTCGACGGCACACTGACCAGCATCGGTATCGTCGTCGGCGCGTACCTGTCTGGCGTGACGGACGGCTTCACCGTCGTTCAGATCGGCCTGGGTGCAGCCGTGGGGTTGGGGACGTCCGGCGTCTGGAGCGTCTGGGAGATCGAACGAGCGGAAAAACAGGCAGAAATCATGACTATCGAGCGGGCGATGCTCACCGAGCTCACGGACACCAGGGTCCAGCGGGACCAGATCGCGGCCCGAAAGATCAACGCGGTCGCGAGCGGAATCGGCCCGATCATTGGTATCTGCTGCCCGCTTGTCCCCTTCCTCTTTCATGGCACTCTCGTCACGCTCCTCGAAGCGACGGTACTCGCAGTCGGAATCGGCGTCGGACTGTTGTTTATCTTCGGGGCGTATCTGGGATCGATTTCGAAACAGAACTGGATCGTCGCCGGACTCCGGATGGGACTGGCAGGGGTCGTCGTGGCGATACTCAATCTCTTCTTGCCGGGGTGA
- a CDS encoding DUF211 domain-containing protein, with the protein MTPPIRRLVLDVLKPHEPDIAEFARSVADHATVDAVNAVLVETDRKVETIKLTIQGTAVDLPAIGETIETLGGSIHSIDEVVCGEALTEQSPTPQDR; encoded by the coding sequence GTGACGCCTCCGATCCGACGACTCGTGCTCGACGTACTCAAGCCACACGAACCGGATATCGCCGAGTTCGCACGCAGTGTCGCCGACCACGCCACCGTCGACGCCGTCAACGCCGTGCTGGTCGAGACCGACCGGAAGGTCGAAACGATCAAACTGACGATCCAGGGGACTGCCGTCGACCTGCCCGCGATCGGCGAGACGATCGAAACGTTAGGCGGGTCGATTCACTCGATCGACGAAGTCGTCTGCGGCGAAGCGCTCACCGAACAGAGTCCGACGCCGCAAGATCGGTGA
- a CDS encoding b(o/a)3-type cytochrome-c oxidase subunit 1, translated as MTRLFVDEYPGQARLVRAAFLNSFVALAIGATFGLIQAFHRTDIYRFLPSPDYYTVLTGHGVFLVITFVIFFLVGLFHWAITVSLGRGPLDERLSWGWYGLMSIGTFIVAVSILGGFLEEPPEVLGAPLSSDVLFTFYAPLQANPLFYLGLIVFFAGTWLAGAGWFRTWLAWKGENPGKRIPLPAFMVLTTMIMWYLGSIGVIVSLIAFLVPWSFEMIPGVNPLLTRTLFWFFGHMVVYFWVLPAYLLWYNVLPTLSGGRLFSDPLARVVFILFVLLSTPVGIHHQYMDPGIAEGFKFVAMTNTMFLLLPSLLTAFTVVASMEHGARQRGGKGTFRWIRALPWKEPAFTGMALAGAVFAFGGFTGIVNAGMNINYLVHNTLWIPGHIHTQVGTATALTLMAGSYWLVPQLTGNRLVGRRIALVQVVTWFLGIVFMTNAMYRSGLFGVPRRTAEPQYSFEYDVGIGSMGELNAQIALGGTLLFVATVLFLGVMLLTVLNRDSEPLVDGTIPPALSGPEDSPRILDNLKLWAAIAIVLLVLAYALPLASVIQQGGLHGQDIRPYPVVLSLVDAVQHVGTILGVAIY; from the coding sequence ATGACGCGCCTCTTCGTCGACGAGTATCCGGGACAGGCACGACTCGTCCGGGCGGCGTTTCTGAACTCGTTCGTCGCACTCGCAATTGGGGCGACATTCGGACTCATTCAAGCGTTCCACCGGACCGACATCTATCGATTTTTGCCGTCACCCGACTACTACACGGTGCTGACCGGGCACGGCGTCTTCCTCGTGATCACGTTCGTGATCTTCTTTCTCGTCGGCCTGTTTCACTGGGCGATTACGGTGAGTCTCGGGAGAGGGCCGCTCGACGAACGCCTGAGCTGGGGCTGGTACGGACTGATGTCGATCGGAACCTTCATCGTCGCGGTGTCGATTCTCGGCGGCTTCCTCGAGGAACCGCCTGAAGTGCTGGGGGCGCCGTTGAGTTCGGACGTACTCTTTACCTTCTACGCGCCGCTTCAGGCCAATCCTCTGTTCTATTTGGGACTGATCGTGTTCTTCGCCGGAACCTGGCTCGCCGGAGCCGGCTGGTTCCGGACGTGGCTGGCCTGGAAGGGGGAAAACCCCGGCAAGCGGATCCCGCTCCCGGCCTTCATGGTCCTGACGACGATGATCATGTGGTATCTCGGTTCGATCGGCGTCATCGTCTCGCTGATCGCCTTCCTCGTGCCGTGGTCGTTCGAGATGATCCCCGGTGTGAACCCGTTGCTGACCCGGACGCTGTTCTGGTTCTTCGGGCACATGGTCGTCTACTTCTGGGTGTTGCCGGCGTACCTGCTCTGGTACAACGTCCTTCCCACGCTCTCGGGCGGACGGTTGTTCAGCGATCCGCTCGCACGAGTCGTGTTCATCCTGTTCGTCCTCCTCTCGACGCCGGTCGGCATCCACCACCAGTACATGGACCCCGGCATCGCGGAAGGGTTCAAGTTCGTCGCGATGACCAACACGATGTTTTTGCTGCTACCGAGCCTCTTGACGGCGTTCACCGTCGTCGCGAGTATGGAACACGGTGCTCGCCAGCGCGGCGGCAAGGGCACGTTCAGGTGGATTCGGGCCTTGCCCTGGAAAGAGCCAGCGTTTACCGGCATGGCACTCGCGGGTGCGGTCTTCGCCTTCGGTGGCTTCACCGGTATCGTCAACGCGGGGATGAACATCAACTACCTCGTACACAACACGCTGTGGATCCCGGGGCACATCCACACCCAGGTGGGGACGGCGACTGCACTCACGCTCATGGCCGGTTCGTACTGGCTCGTCCCCCAGCTCACCGGAAACCGCCTCGTCGGCCGGCGAATTGCGCTGGTTCAGGTCGTCACCTGGTTCCTCGGCATCGTGTTCATGACGAACGCGATGTACCGATCGGGACTGTTCGGCGTCCCCCGACGAACCGCAGAGCCGCAGTATAGCTTCGAGTACGACGTCGGCATCGGGTCGATGGGCGAACTGAACGCCCAGATCGCCCTCGGTGGAACCCTGCTCTTCGTCGCCACGGTACTGTTCCTCGGCGTCATGCTGCTCACAGTTCTCAATCGAGACAGTGAACCACTGGTGGACGGGACGATTCCGCCCGCACTGTCCGGACCCGAGGATTCCCCACGGATCCTCGACAATCTGAAACTGTGGGCGGCCATCGCGATCGTCCTACTCGTTCTCGCCTACGCCCTCCCACTCGCAAGCGTGATCCAACAAGGAGGACTGCACGGACAGGACATCAGGCCCTACCCGGTCGTTCTCTCCCTCGTCGACGCCGTACAGCACGTCGGAACGATCCTCGGAGTGGCTATCTACTGA
- a CDS encoding cytochrome c oxidase subunit II produces the protein MRIHTYEKLWLAGSFVLIVGFIVTITYGSVGLGITMIDDEADGVSPDEIPSDERFSDPRVEQVGEDEYEVYVVAMTFIFQPDPIEVPANSEVTFYVTSRDVIHGFEVAGTNINSMAIPGQVAELTVEFDEPGTYGIVCNEYCGPQHHTMEGSLVVTPESEFSQTELEVNAPEQVAQGNEIDLTATVSNGLLEARESTVNVTVGSQTTEQSITVDGESSENVSVTVDSDELGPGEHDWTVSVDDQEDTGTITVGNETETTESVPASMGIETASGTVTPMDTAEATRRGAHP, from the coding sequence ATGCGAATTCACACGTACGAGAAACTGTGGCTCGCCGGATCGTTCGTCCTGATCGTTGGGTTCATCGTGACGATCACGTACGGATCGGTCGGGCTCGGAATCACGATGATCGACGACGAGGCTGACGGCGTTTCGCCCGACGAGATCCCGTCCGACGAGCGGTTTAGCGACCCTCGCGTCGAACAGGTCGGCGAAGATGAGTACGAGGTGTACGTCGTCGCGATGACGTTCATCTTTCAACCCGACCCGATCGAGGTGCCGGCCAACTCCGAGGTGACGTTCTACGTGACGAGTCGCGACGTGATCCACGGCTTCGAGGTAGCCGGGACCAACATCAACTCGATGGCCATTCCCGGACAGGTGGCGGAACTGACGGTCGAGTTCGACGAACCCGGGACGTACGGCATCGTCTGCAACGAGTACTGCGGCCCCCAGCACCACACGATGGAGGGGTCGCTGGTGGTGACGCCCGAATCGGAATTCTCGCAGACGGAACTCGAAGTGAACGCGCCGGAGCAAGTCGCACAGGGCAACGAGATCGACCTCACGGCCACCGTCTCCAACGGATTGCTCGAAGCGCGCGAGTCGACGGTCAACGTCACCGTCGGCTCACAGACGACCGAACAGTCGATCACCGTCGACGGCGAGAGTAGCGAGAACGTGTCGGTCACCGTCGACAGCGACGAACTGGGCCCCGGTGAGCACGACTGGACGGTCAGCGTCGACGATCAGGAGGACACCGGGACGATCACGGTCGGGAACGAAACGGAAACAACCGAGTCGGTGCCTGCTTCGATGGGAATCGAAACAGCATCGGGGACGGTGACTCCGATGGACACAGCGGAAGCAACCCGTAGAGGTGCCCACCCATGA